In Blastocatellia bacterium, the DNA window ACGGTGATCAAGCGCACTGAACCGGAGCGACGCCGTGTGTTGAGCCCGACATCGGCGCGCGTGCTCATGCGGATGTTAGAGGGGGTCGTCGAGCGAGGGACGGGACAGCTCGCTCAACTCTCGGGATATTCGGCTGCGGGGAAGACTGGAACGGCCCAGCAGTTCGATCCGCGCACGCGCCGCTACTCGAGGACGCGATATGTCGCCTCGTTCGCCGGGTTCGCGCCGGTCGCCGATCCGCGCGTCGTCGTTCTGGTGGCGCTCGATCATCCCCGTCCGAAGTACACGGGGGGAGAGGTGGCGGCTCCCGTCTTCAAACGAATTGCGGAAGTGGCTCTGCATGCGCTGAATGTGCCTCCGGATCGGCAACCGGGGCGTCCCATTCTCGCTCTGCGGACGAACTTCGCTTCGGAAGGGACAGAAGGGGAAGTGGGGCTGGGAGTCTCAGAAGCAGAGGAAGCTGTGCGCTTCTCTGCGCTCCCGACTCCATCGAATGAGGCGCGAAATCTCTTGATGCGAAATCTCACGCCAGCGGTCGCTCCGACTCAGAGGATTCGCGATGATCCGCCGCTTGTGCGCGTGCCGGATTTTCGGGGCCAAGGGATTCGCGCGGTGACCGAACACTGCGCGCGGATTGGTTTGCGCTTAATCGTATCTGGATCGGGACGAGCCGTGCGGCAGGAGCCGGCGGCGGGAACGCTCGTCGTGCGCGGGACGACGTGCCGCGTGGAATTTCAGTGAGCGAAGGAGAATGAGTTTGACTCTGCGACAGGCGGTCGAGGTGACAAAGGCTCGCGCATTCGGGCCGCTCGAAGAGCGCGTGACCGCCATCGCGTATGATTCGCGACGGGTCGCGCCGGGAAGCCTCTTCGTCGCGATTCGCGGCTTCCAACAGGATGGGAACGCCTTCATCCCCGAAGCCCTGGCTCGCGGAGCGGTGGCGATCGTCTCCGAGAACTCCTGCCCACCGGATTTCCCGCGCGCGTGGCTTCAGGTCGAGGACGCGCGGCGGGCGTTGGCTGAACTCGCCGCGGCTTTCTACGATCATCCTTCGCGCACCCTCACGCTCATCGGTGTGACAGGAACCAACGGGAAGACGACGACGACCTATCTCATTGATGCTGTGATTCGGGCCACGGGCGAGCGCTCTGCCCGATTAGGGACGACCACTTATAAGATTGGCGACGAAGAAATCCCGGCCGAGCGCACGACGCCTGAGGCGCCGGAGATCCAGCGTTTCCTCCGGCGTGCTGTCGAAGCCGGATGCCGATATGCTGTACTGGAAGTTTCTTCGCATGCTCTCGAACTCAAGCGCGTGCACGGATGCGAATTCACGGCGGCCGTCTTCACCAACCTCACCCCCGAGCATCTGGATTTTCACGGCACGATGGAGGCGTATTTCGCGGCCAAGCGCAAACTCTTCGACGGGACACTCGGAAAGGCTCCGGAGATCGCCATCCTCAATGGGGAAGATCCGTATGCGCGGGAGTTGGTGGCCGTTTCGCGCGGCCGCGTCCTCACCTATGGGGAGACGTCCGGTGATGTGTTCGCTCGAAGCGTCACCTTCTCGCTGGAAGGGACGCAGCTGATGGTCCGGACGCCGCAAGGGGATGTGTCGTTGCGCTCTCGGCTGCTCGGACGTCCGAACGTTCGGAACATCCTGGCAGCAGTGGCGACGGGACTGGCGCTCGGTTTCTCGCTGGAAGAGATCGCCAAAGGGATCGAGCTGTGTCCTCGAGTGCCGGGACGATTTGAGGTCGTCTCCGAGCCCACGCATCCGCTGCTCGTTCTCGTGGATTACGCGCACACAGAGGATG includes these proteins:
- a CDS encoding UDP-N-acetylmuramoyl-L-alanyl-D-glutamate--2,6-diaminopimelate ligase, which encodes MTLRQAVEVTKARAFGPLEERVTAIAYDSRRVAPGSLFVAIRGFQQDGNAFIPEALARGAVAIVSENSCPPDFPRAWLQVEDARRALAELAAAFYDHPSRTLTLIGVTGTNGKTTTTYLIDAVIRATGERSARLGTTTYKIGDEEIPAERTTPEAPEIQRFLRRAVEAGCRYAVLEVSSHALELKRVHGCEFTAAVFTNLTPEHLDFHGTMEAYFAAKRKLFDGTLGKAPEIAILNGEDPYARELVAVSRGRVLTYGETSGDVFARSVTFSLEGTQLMVRTPQGDVSLRSRLLGRPNVRNILAAVATGLALGFSLEEIAKGIELCPRVPGRFEVVSEPTHPLLVLVDYAHTEDALRNLLQTAHDLRRALSIEGRLLTVFGCGGDRDRRKRAPMGEVAGALSHLVIVTSDNPRSEDPEAILAEIETGLARTNTPYLKIVDRAEAIRMAIALAEPGDIVLIAGKGHETYQVLKDRIIPFDDREVARAALKERFGSKESETQ